The nucleotide window GGTTTGTTCAAGAAATGATGATTGAAAGGGAGGAAGAAAATGCGCGTCGCGATATGTGAGGATGATACCTTCTATCAGCAGCTCATTGTAGAAACAGTCAAAAATTACGCCTTATTCCAAGCACCTAGCATTCAAATTGTATCATGTACAGCACAGCCTTCAACTGAGACGGCCGATTGTTACATACTTGATATTGAGCTGAATAGTAGTGTGAATGGTTTAGAGATTGCACAAGCAATACGTCAGCGAGACCCGCTTGCACATATTATTTTCATTACAACATATGCGCAGTATTTAACCTTAACTTTTAAATACAAATTAGCAGCACTCGACTTCATCGTGAAGGACTCGCCAGCACAAATACAGGCTGACCTAACCGAAGCATTACAAGCTGCCTTTATGAAATATCAGCAGCTCGGTACAATTGACCAAACAAAATGGTTTCAAATAAAAATCGGAGAAAAGATTAAAAATATAGCAATAGAGGATATTTACTTTTTCGAAACGGCTACACAGCCACATAAAATCCAACTATATGAACGTAATGGCTGTCACTCCTTTTACGGCTCTTTAAAAGAGATTAATTTAGGTGATGACTTTTTCCGCTGTCATAAAAGCTTTTTAGTGCATCTGAACAATATCAAGGAAGTAGATTTTAAAAAGCGCCAAATTATAATGGCAAATGGTAGTCACTGCCCCATTGCCTTTCGTTCATTGGCTGCATTACAAAAAATTTTGTATAGAAAATAGCCTTTCCCTAAAGGAGAGGTTATTTTCTAAGTAAATAGATATTATATCGTCCTTGTTTGTTTTAACTTGAATTCAGGCTTCGTTACGAACTCCATATATGTTACTTCCTCAAAATTTTCTAAAAAGACTCTATATCTTCTTTGGATAGCAGGGGATTCTACTAATTCTAAAACTTTACTCTTTGATACCCACTTGCATTCTGTCGTTTCCTCTGAAGTTTGCAATATCCCACCTATTGGCTTACATATAAAATCTAATATCACTTTTGTAGGAACATCGGTTACCCCATCATGCCATTTATGAATCGCTGTGTTAGAAGAAACGCTAATCAACTTCTCTACACTAACATCGATGCCACTTTCCTCTTTTATTTCTCGTACCAATGCATCAAGAAGACTTTCTTCAACTTCTACTTGTCCACCTGGAAATACCCAGCCATTATTTTTCGTTTTAACTAACAAAATATCCCCTTCGTTATTTTCTACAATCCCACCCACTGCTACGATATGTGTTGGTATTACCATTTTATTCCCTCCTCTCTATATGACAAGTATAAACAAAAAACTGCCGAGAAATATAGTGACTAACCTCACCTAATTTCCCGACAGTTTTTCAATTTATTCTTCTGCTTCTTCCGTTGTTTCTTCTACTTCCGCTGGTTCTTCTTCCTCAACAGCTGGTGCTGCTACTGTAACCAACACTTCCTCATCAGCGTTTAAAATATCGTACGTTTGCTGTGAGCGAATATCACCAACTGTTAATGAGGAGCCGATTGCTAAATTTGTTACATCGACTTCAACGGCCTCTGGAATCGCATTCGGCTTTACTTTAATCGTTATCTCACGAGTCGGCTGTAACAACAATCCGCCTTCTGCTACACCGACTGAATCACCTGTTGTTATAACTGGTACATTTACTTCTAAATCCTCTGACATATTAATTACTTGGAAATCAATATGCTTCACAAAGCCTTTTAAAGCATCGCGCTGTACTTCTGATAAAACGGCATTAACCTTTTTACCATCTAGCTCCAGCTGAAAAACACCATTGCTTCCGTTGTCAGATAAAGCTTTCGCAAATTTCTTTGCATCAATTGAAATTGGTGTAGACTCAACTTGATAGCCGTACACTACTCCTGGAATCGCACCTTGCTGACGTAGCTTCGTTAACGCAGAATGCTGCCCCTTTGTGCGTTTATTTGTAGTTAAAGCTGTACTCATTGTATCTTCCCCTTTCTATGTTATTATGTATACCCAGCATGAATTGCTTTTAAACATAAAGCTCCTACTTGCTTATTACTTCTATAATTTGGTACGATCAATTACGCCTTGGCGTAATTGCGTCGGAGGCTTTATTATGATTCAGTGAGTGTTTGAACAGCACTGAATGAAAGGTAATCTAAGCATTCATCGCACCACCTATAGAAGTAGGCGTTTTCTGCTGAATCATGATAAATTTCTGACTTAAAAGACGATTGGAGGAATGGACTAAATGCAACATCCTGATTACCAAGATGAAGTACAACGGTTAGAACGAACAAAAGCCTATATGTATGATATTTTATCGACATCTGAACATGATTTACAGGCAGCACAGCAAAATATTCGCTCTGCTATGGCGAATCTTGAATACCTTGACTCTAGTGATAGTTTTTTGAATATTTTAACCAACGCACGCTTTTTCGAAATGGCTCGTACACAAAAAGAAGGATTAGAGGCCGTTATGCAAAAGCCTTATTTTGCACGCATCCATTTCCAACGTACTGATGAGCAAGAGGAATTTTTATATATTGGCAAAACCTCATTATTCGACAAGGATACGAATGAGCCTATTATCATCGATTGGCGCTCGCCTGTTGCCAATGTTTATTATGATGGGCGGTTAGGCGATGTTACATATCAAGTGCGCGATGAGGAGCACGAGGGACATTTATTTGCAAAGCGGCAATATAAAATTGAGCAAGGAGAGCTGCTCGATTTTCGCGATGTCGATTTAACGACAAATGATGAACTGTTACAGGAGGCATTAGCTGGAAAAGCGGATGTGCGCTTAACGGAAATTGTTTCTACCATTCAAAAGGAGCAAAATGAAATTATTCGTGCCCATTTGCGTCAGCCGATTTTAGTGCAGGGCGCTGCAGGTAGTGGAAAAACGACTATTGCGCTACACCGCATTTCCTATTTTCTTTATACAATGGGCGAGCATTTCAAGCCTGAGCAGCTCATGATTTTAGCACCAAGCCAATTGTTTATCGAATATATTGGCGATGTTCTGCCAGAGCTAGGTGTCGATAAAATTTGTCAAACAACATACGCTGACTATGTGCAAAATGCAATTGGTATCAAGCTAAAGCTGCAAAATCCAAATGAGCAATTAGAGCATATTATCGAAAATAGTAGCGCCACACTTCCTGCCTTTTCTATTCCACAGGCAAAGGGCTCACTTGGCTATCGTGCTATAATGGAGCGCTATGTGCATCGCTATGAGGAGCAGCTCGCCTCTATGTTTGAAGATGTATCTATCGAAAAATACCGCATTATACGGGGGACTCATTTACAAAAGCTCTTTTTACAGGAATTTGCTTATATGCCGATTGAAAAAAGGTTGGAGCGTATTAAATTAGTTATTCAAACAGAGGTCAAACGCAAAACGACTGCCATTTTAAATTCATTAAATGCACGCTATGAGGAAGCCATCGGACGTGCTTTAAACGGGATACGCAATGCCGAAAATCGCCGACGTATTGTGACAAAATACATTGACGAACGCGATGCACGCATACCAAGAGTAAAAGCAGAAGCTAAAACAACAACATCTGCCTATATGAAACGTTTTAGCAAATTAAAAATAAAAGCTGCTTACCGCGATATTGTGACCAATCGTCCATTGTTGCAGGAGCTTGCTCTTGAATGGACGCTAGATGAACAGGAGCTGTTTTTACAGGCACATCAAAAAGAGCGCTGGGCATTCGAGGATTTAGCTGCACTGTACTATTTACATGCACGTATTAAAGGAATTGACGATAAGTGGAAAATGCGCGTTGTCTTTATTGATGAGGTGCAGGACTACAGCATATTCCAGCTCGCTGCTTTAAAGGTAGGGCTTGAAACGGATATGTTTACAATGGTTGGTGATTTAGCACAAGGTATTCATAGCTACCGTTCTGTGACAGAATGGAATCCTGTGCTTGAGCTATTCCCAAGAGCAACATACGCTACTCTACAAAAAAGCTATAGAACGACAATTGAAATTATGGAAGTAGCCAACAAAGTATTAGCACAAATGGATGAGGATTTGCCATTAGTTGAACCCGTTGTTCGTCATGGAAAAGAGCCAGCCTTTATACAAGCGCAGGCTTTCGATGCAGCAACTATTGCAGAGCTCTATGCATCAATTCAAGCAGCAGGACATCGCTCTATCGCACTTATTTGTAAAACGACAAAGGAGGCGAAGGAATTCGTCACATTGCTACAAGCCCATGCTGTAAATGCGGCAGAGCTCAATGAACATTCTAGTATTAATCAAACGACACTGCTTGTCGTCCCTTGTCATTTAGCAAAAGGACTTGAATTCGATGCAGTCATTATCGCCGCTTTTGATATCGCCTTTTACGACCATGCCATCGACCGTAAGCTACTATACGTTGCTTTAACGCGTGCGATGCATGAGCTATATTTAGTTGGTCCATCAAAGGAAACGTTCTTATTATAACTTTTGGCGTGGCGGCACTTTAAAAAATGGCTTTTTGGCAAACCATTTTTGAGGCAGCTTGCTACGCAATTTTTGAAAAATGGTCTTTTTTTCTGCTTCATTTCGGCTTCTAGGCAGTGCAGGCATACGCATTATAAAACCTCCTTTTCAATCATGATAAGGCTGTTGGATACCTTTCCCAACAGCCTTAGTTTACTATATTTATATGATAGAAAAAGCGTTATTATGCTTATTTTACATAGACATAATAATCTATTTGCAAAGCCTTAACAAAGCCTGCCTTTTCATAAATAGACAGCGCACGTGCATTATCTATTTCCACATCTAACAACACATGCTGCTGCCCCCCATCAAACGCAAGCTGCTGCACCCATTTCAGTAATGTAGAGCCAATGCCCAGCCCTGTATGCTGTGGATGTACTGCTAATGCTGTTAGCCATTGAACAGACTCCTCTTGACGTGTCGTCACAGTACCAACAACTTGATTTTCCAGCACTGCTACCCACAAAGTGAGCTGTTCAGAGATTGAATTGTAATCGATTAAATCGTGTGCTTCTTCCATTGTGTCACCAAATGCTGCAGTAAAGATTGCTACGAGCATTTCTCGATCTGCCTCTTCATAGCGACGAATTTCTATATTGTCAGGTCGCTCAGCAGATTGCGCTGCCCCTTGCAATGTTGCCTCAGAAAAGCTATAACTATAGCCATTGTTCTTTAAAAATTGCGCGCCATACGGTCCTTCTTCAAATGTTAAGGCAAGTGTGCCATCCGCTCCACGCATAGCTAGCCCGTTATACACTTCCTGCAATAAAGATTGACCAATCCCCTTTTGGCGATATGCTGGTGCTACAACAATTGACCATTCATAAGTATGTAAGCCCATCATATCAATCGCACTTGCTAAGCCAATCAGCTGATTTTGCTCATCGTCATAGGCAAGCACACAAAAGCCAGACATTTCATAATTTTTAGCAGCCTGTAAATTCATAATCAGCTCATAGCGTACATTATCCGCCTGCCCTGCTTCTGAACATAGGGCACGCATTTCTTCAAATGTTTCCATATCAACAGGAAATGATACTGTCACCGTTGAAAAGCTCATTTCTTTCCCTTCTTTCATCTAATTAACCATCGAAGCATAAATACCGTTTTTCGCAATAAGCTCCTGCTGTGAGCCCATCTCAACAAGCTCTCCTTTTTGCATAACAAAGACGACATCCGCATTGCGAATCGTATTCAAGCGATGTGCAATAACAAAGCTTGTACGTCCCTCCATTAGCACTTCAAGCGCCTCTTGAATTTTCATTTCTGTCACTGTATCAATGCTGCTCGTCGCCTCATCTAACAATAAAATGACAGGGTCTGCTACAAAGGCACGTGCAATTGATAATAATTGCTTTTGTCCTTGTGATATTTCACTTCCATCAGCAGTTAACAATGTATTATAGCCTTGTGGTAATTTCATAATAAAATCATGTGCATTGGCCTTTTTAGCAGCCTCTTCGATTTCTTCATTTGTCGCATCTAAACGACCATAGCGAATGTTTTCATAAACCGTCGCTTCAAATAAAAACGGTTCCTGTAAAACAAATGCCATTTGACTGCGTAATGCCTCACGTGTAAAATCACGCACATCTACCCCATCAAACAATACAGCCCCCTCATTTGTATCATAAAAGCGAGAAATTAGCTGCATAATTGTCGTTTTGCCAGCACCTGTTGCTCCAACTAAAGCAGCTGTCTGTCCTGGCTTAACAACAAAGCTGACATCACGTAGTGTGTGTGCCTCCTCTGCCTGTTCATATTTAAACGAAACATGTTGAAAGGCAACTGCTCCCTTTAGTTGCTGCTCCTTCCCAATATGCCCCGTCTCCACTTCATCCGCTTCGTCCATAATAGCAAATACACGCTCCGCCCCAGCAATAGCCGATAGCACTGTATTGAACTGGTTCGCTAAATCATTTAGCGGGCGTGTAAACTGCCTTGCATACTCCGTAAAAATAACGATAACACCAATTGAAACATGACCATTGATTGCAAGCAAGCCTCCAACCCCTGCAACAATTGCAAAGCTCGCATTGTTCAGTGTATTCATTACCTTTGGAATGTAGCCTGAATAAGCTAGAGCCCAAAAGCCAACTAAACGAAGGCGCGCGCTTTTTTCCTGAAACTCCGCCTTCACACGCTCTTCCTGTGAAAATGCTTTGACGATACGCTGTCCTGATATCGTTTCCTCAATCATACCATTTAACGCACCGACCGCTGCCTGCTGCTCTTTAAAAAGCTTACCTGTTCTGCGCGTAATCCAACGCATCGCAATAAACATAGCAGGTATAATACTCATCGTTAGCAAAGTTAGCAACGGGCTTAAATAGAGCATCACTAGCAGCGTCCCGGTTAAAGTGAGCACGCTTGAAAACACTTGAATAAATGCGCTATTTAATGTTGAGCTGACCGTCTCAATATCGTTCGTTGCACGGCTCATTAGCTCCCCATGCTGCCTTTTATCAAAAAAGCTAATTGGCAGGCGCAGTAATTTATTAAAAACACCTACACGCATACGATAAATCGTTTGCTGTGCAATACCAATCATCCAATAGTTTTGCAAATAGAGCGAGATGGAAAGGACAATATAAATGGCAATTAAAACACCAATCATCCATAGCATGCCTTCAAATTGACCTGGCACAATATATTCATCAATAATTTTCCCAATTAAAAATGGACCAATTAAAGCTAAAGCTGAGCTCATTACAACCATCACTAAGACCATCACTAATAAGAAACGTTGCTCATCAACGATTTTCCAAATACGGGCTAGCACTGACTTCCAATCATTTGCACGTGGCCCTTTTTTCTTTTTCGTTACTTGCTGCAAATCTTCCTTTGTCAGTACACGCTCGTAGCCAAAAGGTTTTTCAAGGAATTTCATTGTGCATCCCCCTGTTCCTGCTGTGATTGTGCAATCTTTCTATATAGCTCACTTGTTTGTAATAGTTCATCATGGCTACCAAAGCCTACAACTCGCCCTGCCTCTAAAAGTAAAATACGGTCTGCTCCTTGTGCTGTACGGATTTTCTGCGTTACAACAAGCATCGTTGCATGCTCTTCCTCTAGAGCATCCCATAATGCTGCCTCCGTTTTTACATCAAGCGCAGATGTACTATCATCTAATAGCAGTATTTGCGATTTGCGAATCAAGGCACGTGCAATCGATAAACGTTGCTTCTGCCCACCAGATAAATTTACGCCCTTTTGTCCAACACGCGTCTCATATGCATTTGGGAAGCTTTCAACAGACTCATGTATTTGAGCCTGTGCCGCTGCCATTTCGACCTCTGTTAAACTTGCCTCGATTTTCCCCCAGCTCACATTTTCCAAAATTGAGCCTGTGAAAAGTAATGACTGCTGTGGTACAAAGCCAATCATTGCGCGTAAATCATCTAAATCCCATGCTTTCACATCTCGACCATTTACTAAAACGTGACCATCTGTCGCTTCGTAAAAGCGTGGAATTAAATTGAGTAGCGTCGACTTTCCTGCTCCTGTTGCCCCCATAATCGCTAGCTTCTCGCCTTGCTTTACATCAAAGGATACATTATGTATAACAGTTTGCTCTTCATTATAAGCAAATGACACATTATCAAAACGCACTGTTCCTAATTCAGCTACGTCAAGCTCTATTGCTTGTCCTGTACGCACCTCAAGCCCCTCTTCAACAAGTAAAATTTCCTCCATACGCT belongs to Lysinibacillus louembei and includes:
- a CDS encoding 50S ribosomal protein L25/general stress protein Ctc; this encodes MSTALTTNKRTKGQHSALTKLRQQGAIPGVVYGYQVESTPISIDAKKFAKALSDNGSNGVFQLELDGKKVNAVLSEVQRDALKGFVKHIDFQVINMSEDLEVNVPVITTGDSVGVAEGGLLLQPTREITIKVKPNAIPEAVEVDVTNLAIGSSLTVGDIRSQQTYDILNADEEVLVTVAAPAVEEEEPAEVEETTEEAEE
- a CDS encoding LytR/AlgR family response regulator transcription factor; the protein is MRVAICEDDTFYQQLIVETVKNYALFQAPSIQIVSCTAQPSTETADCYILDIELNSSVNGLEIAQAIRQRDPLAHIIFITTYAQYLTLTFKYKLAALDFIVKDSPAQIQADLTEALQAAFMKYQQLGTIDQTKWFQIKIGEKIKNIAIEDIYFFETATQPHKIQLYERNGCHSFYGSLKEINLGDDFFRCHKSFLVHLNNIKEVDFKKRQIIMANGSHCPIAFRSLAALQKILYRK
- a CDS encoding NUDIX hydrolase; amino-acid sequence: MVIPTHIVAVGGIVENNEGDILLVKTKNNGWVFPGGQVEVEESLLDALVREIKEESGIDVSVEKLISVSSNTAIHKWHDGVTDVPTKVILDFICKPIGGILQTSEETTECKWVSKSKVLELVESPAIQRRYRVFLENFEEVTYMEFVTKPEFKLKQTRTI
- a CDS encoding GNAT family N-acetyltransferase gives rise to the protein MSFSTVTVSFPVDMETFEEMRALCSEAGQADNVRYELIMNLQAAKNYEMSGFCVLAYDDEQNQLIGLASAIDMMGLHTYEWSIVVAPAYRQKGIGQSLLQEVYNGLAMRGADGTLALTFEEGPYGAQFLKNNGYSYSFSEATLQGAAQSAERPDNIEIRRYEEADREMLVAIFTAAFGDTMEEAHDLIDYNSISEQLTLWVAVLENQVVGTVTTRQEESVQWLTALAVHPQHTGLGIGSTLLKWVQQLAFDGGQQHVLLDVEIDNARALSIYEKAGFVKALQIDYYVYVK
- a CDS encoding ABC transporter ATP-binding protein, which gives rise to MKFLEKPFGYERVLTKEDLQQVTKKKKGPRANDWKSVLARIWKIVDEQRFLLVMVLVMVVMSSALALIGPFLIGKIIDEYIVPGQFEGMLWMIGVLIAIYIVLSISLYLQNYWMIGIAQQTIYRMRVGVFNKLLRLPISFFDKRQHGELMSRATNDIETVSSTLNSAFIQVFSSVLTLTGTLLVMLYLSPLLTLLTMSIIPAMFIAMRWITRRTGKLFKEQQAAVGALNGMIEETISGQRIVKAFSQEERVKAEFQEKSARLRLVGFWALAYSGYIPKVMNTLNNASFAIVAGVGGLLAINGHVSIGVIVIFTEYARQFTRPLNDLANQFNTVLSAIAGAERVFAIMDEADEVETGHIGKEQQLKGAVAFQHVSFKYEQAEEAHTLRDVSFVVKPGQTAALVGATGAGKTTIMQLISRFYDTNEGAVLFDGVDVRDFTREALRSQMAFVLQEPFLFEATVYENIRYGRLDATNEEIEEAAKKANAHDFIMKLPQGYNTLLTADGSEISQGQKQLLSIARAFVADPVILLLDEATSSIDTVTEMKIQEALEVLMEGRTSFVIAHRLNTIRNADVVFVMQKGELVEMGSQQELIAKNGIYASMVN
- the helD gene encoding RNA polymerase recycling motor HelD; protein product: MQHPDYQDEVQRLERTKAYMYDILSTSEHDLQAAQQNIRSAMANLEYLDSSDSFLNILTNARFFEMARTQKEGLEAVMQKPYFARIHFQRTDEQEEFLYIGKTSLFDKDTNEPIIIDWRSPVANVYYDGRLGDVTYQVRDEEHEGHLFAKRQYKIEQGELLDFRDVDLTTNDELLQEALAGKADVRLTEIVSTIQKEQNEIIRAHLRQPILVQGAAGSGKTTIALHRISYFLYTMGEHFKPEQLMILAPSQLFIEYIGDVLPELGVDKICQTTYADYVQNAIGIKLKLQNPNEQLEHIIENSSATLPAFSIPQAKGSLGYRAIMERYVHRYEEQLASMFEDVSIEKYRIIRGTHLQKLFLQEFAYMPIEKRLERIKLVIQTEVKRKTTAILNSLNARYEEAIGRALNGIRNAENRRRIVTKYIDERDARIPRVKAEAKTTTSAYMKRFSKLKIKAAYRDIVTNRPLLQELALEWTLDEQELFLQAHQKERWAFEDLAALYYLHARIKGIDDKWKMRVVFIDEVQDYSIFQLAALKVGLETDMFTMVGDLAQGIHSYRSVTEWNPVLELFPRATYATLQKSYRTTIEIMEVANKVLAQMDEDLPLVEPVVRHGKEPAFIQAQAFDAATIAELYASIQAAGHRSIALICKTTKEAKEFVTLLQAHAVNAAELNEHSSINQTTLLVVPCHLAKGLEFDAVIIAAFDIAFYDHAIDRKLLYVALTRAMHELYLVGPSKETFLL